From Alteromonas sp. BL110:
AGTATTGGCAGAAATATTGCAAAAATTTGATGACATTGCGCAAGCTAGGCAGTTAACACTCACCCGGGAGCAAACCCATAGTGCACCTGCGGTACATTGCGATAGTCAGTTAAAGCAAGCGCTCGTTCGCGGTGTTGAAGAAAGCGGTATAGCACCACGAGTTCTAGCTTCAGGTGCCGGTCACGACGCCATGGCTATTGCGGATATTTGCCCAGTAGCCATGTTGTTCACGCGCTGTAAGGGCGGCATAAGCCACCACCCTGCTGAGTCTATTACTAGTGATGATGTAGCTGCCAGTTTGTCGGTACTTTATAAAACCATAAGCAAACTCAAGCACGCGTAATGTCCAAATCAGTACAGTCTTAAACAAGGGTCGATAATGAAAATAACAAGGATTTACAACGATGAAGCGGGCAAGAGCCATTTTGGCGAGGTTGAAATAGCGCTAAAAGACGGCGGCCCTATCGGTATGCTTTCAGAAAAGTTTGGTGCAGATAAAATTATCTTTCGCGAGACACCTGCCGACTATGACTTCAAATGGCACCCTGCGCCTGCACGACAATTACTCTTCATTTTAAAAGGTCGTGCCGAATTTACCGTATCAAACGGAGAGCGCCATGTATTTGGAGCAGGCGATGTACTGTTACTAGAAGATACCGAGGGTGAAGGTCATTGCTCCCGTGCAATGTACAACGAGGTGCGTCA
This genomic window contains:
- a CDS encoding AraC family ligand binding domain-containing protein — its product is MKITRIYNDEAGKSHFGEVEIALKDGGPIGMLSEKFGADKIIFRETPADYDFKWHPAPARQLLFILKGRAEFTVSNGERHVFGAGDVLLLEDTEGEGHCSRAMYNEVRHSIFVTLEEGVTL